The nucleotide sequence ACCGCCTCGCGCATCGACGGCTTGATGTTGGCGCGGCTCATGTCACCGTTGAAGTGCGCCACCACCTTGGGGTTCATCAGGCGGAACCAGAGCGGCGGGAAATAGGCGATCAGCACCATCGCGGCATAGCCCGAGGGCAGTGACGGCACGCCGTCGAAGTGCCGCAACGTCTGGTACGACCGCGTCGGGTTGGCGTGGTGGTCGGAGTGCCGCTGCAGCTGATAGAGCACCACATTGGTGACGATGTGGTTGGAGTTCCAGGAGTGGTGCGGCTGGCAGCGCTCATAGCTGCCATCCGCCTTCTGCTGCCGCTTCAGGCCGTAGTGCTCGAGATAATTCACCACCTCCAGCAGGCTGCCGCCATACACCGCGGCGAACAGCATCACCGGCAGCGCCCAGAGGCCCAGCCACGCCGCCATGCCGGCCCAGATGACGACTGTCATCGCCCAGCTCTGCAGGTTGTCGTTCTGCCAGTGCCAGACACTCTTGCCGCGCCGCGCCAGGCGTTGCTTTTCGAGCTGCCAGGCCGACTTCAACGAGCCGATGATGCAGCGCGGGAAGAACTCGTAGAACGATTCGCCGAACCGCGAGGTGGCCGGGTCCTCCGGCGTGGCGACCCGCACGTGGTGACCCCGATTGTGCTCGACGAAGAAGTGGCCATAGGCCCCCGGCGCCAGCGCGAGCTTGGCGAGCATCCGCTCCAGCGGCGCCGTCTGGTGCCCCAGCTCGTGACCGATATTGATCGCCAGACCACAGATCAGCCCAGTGGACACCAGCATGCCGGCGGTTTCGTACCAGGCCAGGTCAAAGTGCATGATCGCCCAGATCATGAACGCCCAGGCACCGAGGTAGACCGGCACCGCGGCGTACAGCGCCCAGCGGTAGTAGCCCTCGGCGGCCAGCTTGGGGATGGCGGCGTCGGGCGGGTTGCCCTCGTCTTCGCCAAACAGATAATCCATGGCCGGGATCAGGCCGTAGAGAACCCCCAGCGGCGCCCACAGCCACAGCGCATGGCCACCGAGGAAATACCAGGCGGCCACCGAAGCCACCGGCAGCAGAAAGATGGCGGCCCCCAGGGGCCACAGATACCGTTTGTTGTCACGCCAGACGACGGACGATGCAGCGACGGTCGACATTGCGGAAAGCTCCTCGAATCTTTGGGTAACCGATCGTTCAATAAAAACTAACCAAGCGTTCAAGAGCTGTCAAGGCTCGGCGCCTCAGCGATGCCTCTTTACCCCATGGAGAGAGCACAGCGCCGCGGTATCAGGCGCTGAGGTAGGCCGCGATCATCCGCGCCTGGGCGGCAATCACCTCATCCCGGGGCAGCAGCGGCCGTGGCAGGCTGAGGTAATGCACCGTGGTGTAGAGCGTGCTGCTGATGATCACGAACAGGGCCGCCGGCAGGTTCTGCAGCTTCACTTCGGTGGCGTGCAGCAGCAGATACTGACGGCAGGCTTCCACCATGTGCCGTTCCAGCTGCACGAGTGCGCGCTGGCCGCGCAGTTGCTGCCAGTGGCGGATCAACTCCAGCCGCGCCGGGTCCTGCTGGACGAAGTCGAACACCGCTTCCAGCAGACCGGCCGCCGCCGCTTCCGGTGGCGCCTGCAACAGGCCGGCCAGGCGGCTGTCGACCAGCGCCATGAGGTCCCGCACCAGGCGGTCCAGCACCGCATCGACCAGCGCGTCCTTGTGCTCGAAGTATTGGTAGAGCGAGCCGACGCTGACCCCGGCGCGCGCCGCCACATGGTTGGTGGTGGTGTCGGCCAGGCCCTGTTCGGCAATGGTCAGTGCCGCGGCGTCGACCAACGCATCCACCATCGCGCGGGAACGGGGCTGCCGGGGAATCTTGCGCATGACGATACCGAGCCAACAGATGCGAGTTGAATGCGAGTAATGACTCGCATGAGTCTACGCGCATGAACGCGCCCGTCCAGCCCCATGCCCATGCCCAACCCCTGCCCCGCCGTCACGGCGCCGATCTCAGCACCGGCCGCCGCATGGCCGGCCCGCTGCGCTGGCTGATTCGCGGCGACCCCACGCCCAGCCCAGCCCAATGGCAGGCCGTGGGCGAATCGTTGTTGCAGGGCGACCCCGCCGCCGATGCGCTGGTGGCGTGGATGGGTGAGGTGGGCATGGCCACCAGCAAACCCCTGTTCGACCGCGCCGCCTGTGACGGCATCGGCCAGCTCGACGCGCCGCCTGCCCCGCTGCGACAGTTCTTCGCCACCGTGGAAACGGTCCCGGCGTGGGTCGACCCGGTACGGCTCGACGCCGGCGCCCGCGCCTGTGGCCTCTCCGGGCTCACCGGCATGCGCGTGTTGCGCGACTTTGGCCTCATGGCCGGCTACCAGGCCGCCGCCATCAACCGCACCCTGGTGATGACCGGCGCGCTCAGCAAGGGCGCCCAGAAACGGGTGGCCGAGACCACCAAATGGTGGATCGACTGCACCCGCCCCGGCGGCATGGCGGTAGGCGCACCGGGCTACGTCAGCACCCTGCAGGTGCGCCTTATCCACGCCCTGGTGCGGCGCCATCTGGTGGCACGGCCGGACTGGGACAGCACCGCCCACGGCTTGCCCATCAACCAGGGCGACATGCACGCCACCTATCTGGCCTTCAGCGTCATCTTTCTGATGGGGCAACGCCTGCTGGGCGTGCCGATCACGGCCGCCGAGGGTGCCGACGTGATGCATCTCTGGCGCTACATCGGCTGGCTGATGGGCGTCGACGACCGCTGGCTGCATCACGACGAACAAAGCGGCCGCATCGCCCTGTACCACAACCTGCTGGCGCAGGCGCCACCGGACGCCACCAGCCGCGAGCTGGGCCGCGCCTTGATGGACGAACCGCTGGGCCGCCACTACCAACGCTTCGGCTGGCTGCAGGGCCGCTTCAACCGGGCGCGCCACCTGAGCATCGCCCGCACCTTCCTCGGCCGGGCGGGTATGCGGGCACTCGGCCTGCCCCCCACCGTACTGCCGTGGTACCCGGTGCTGACCACCGCCCCGCGCTGGTTGCTGATGCAACTGCTGCGGCAACTGCCCGGCGGCGCAGAACGCCTCAGCCAACACGGCCTCAACGCCCAGGCCGCGTATCTGCCGGTGCTGTTCGGCGGCGACGATCCGCGGCTGCGGGATGCGGTGGGAGTGGAGGCAGTGCCGAGTGTTGAGCAATGAGAATGGCAACCGCTGTTGCTGTGGCCTTGTCTTCAGTCGCGCCGATGACGTGCGTGCCCCCTCTTCGGCGTATTTTTCTGCGCCGCCCCTTGCAAAAGGCGAAACTAGCCAGATAACCTGTCCAGTTCATATCCCAAGGAGCCTGCCATGGATCCCAATCCCTGGTCCTTGCAGGACGCGAAGAATCGCTTCAGCGCCGTCGTCGAAGCTGCCATGAGCGGTGCGGCTCAGTTTGTCACCAAGCGAGGGCGGGCAGCCGTGGTGGTGGTATCAGCCACCGAGTACCAACGACTACAGTCGGTGGAAAAGGGGCAAGCCACCTCCCTGGCCGAGCACCTGCTGGCGATGCCGCAGGATGATCAGGAATTCGAGCGCATCCCCCTGACGCCGCGCGATACGACACTCTAGGCCGAGGGCCCACCCAATGTATTTACTGGACACGGACGTCTTGTCGGGACTACGGCGGCAGAGTCGACATCCCGGCCTGGTGCATTGGATCAAGCACCAGCGGACGACGGACTTATACCTGAGTGTGATGGTAATCCCCCCACAGGATAGCGGCAGCCGGGAGTGGAATTTTCTCGTAACCTGAGTCGAGGAGGTTCCCATGCGGAAATCACGATTTACCGACAGCCAGATCATGGCGGTGTTGAAGCAGGCAGAAGGTGGCGCGCCCGTGCCTGAGCTGTGCCGGGAGCACGGCATCAGCTCGGCGACGTTCTACAAGTGGCGGTCGAAGTTCGGCGGCTTGGACGTCTCGCAGCTCACCCGGATGAAGGAGCTGGAGGACGAGAACCGGCGGCTGAAGAAGATGTACGCCGAGTCCCAGATGAGCGCGGAGCTGCTGAAGGAAGCGCTGTCAAAAAAATGGTGAGGCCATCTCAGCGCCGAGAGATGGCCCGATGGGCGGTAACTTCCAAGGCGATCAGCATCCGGCAGGCCTGTGTGACCTTTCAGGTCAGCGAGACCTGCTACCGGTACCAGGCCAAAGCCGAGCCTGAAAACGTGCGCATTGCCGATTGGCTGGTGCGGCTCACCAGTACCTACCGCAACTGGGGCTTTGGGCTGTGCTTCCTGTACCTGCGCAACGTCAAGGGGTTCGGGTGGAACCACAAGCGCGTCTACCGGATATATCGCGAACTGGAGCTCAATCTCCGCATCAAACCGAAGAAGCGGCTGCTGCGACAGCTGCCGCGGCCCCTGACAGTACCGCTGGCATGTAACGAGGTCTGGTCGATGGACTTCATGCACGACCAGCTCAGTGACGGCCGCAGCTTTCGGTTGTTCAACGTGCTGGATGACTACAACCGGGAAGGGCTCGGGATCGAAGTGGATCTATCGCTGCCATCGACACGGGTTATCCGCAGCCTGGAGCAGATCATCGAATGGCGCGGCACACCGCGGGTCCTGAGGTGCGACAACGGCCCGGAACTGATCAGTGGCGCGCTCATGACCTGGGCCAGGGAGAAAGGCATCCGCATCGAATACATCCAGCCGGGAAAGCCGCAGCAAAATGCCTATGTCGAGCGCTACAACCGAACCGTACGCTACGACTGGCTGAGTCAACACCTGTTTCACAGCATCGAGCAGGTGCAGCAATCCGCCACCGACTGGCTCTGGTCGTACAATCACGAAAGGCCAAATATGGCACTTGGTGGCATTACCCCCATGCAGCGGCTTGCTGCCGCTGCGTAGCTCCACTTCTGAATGCCGTTAAAAATGGGGGGATTACCTGATGACGTTGGGTGAGATCGAGCGTGGCATCGTCCAGCAGCGCAGCTCCGACCCCGCGTTTGCAGAACAACTGGCCGACTGGTTTGATCGTGTCACCTCGCTCTACC is from Flagellatimonas centrodinii and encodes:
- a CDS encoding IS3 family transposase (programmed frameshift) is translated as MRKSRFTDSQIMAVLKQAEGGAPVPELCREHGISSATFYKWRSKFGGLDVSQLTRMKELEDENRRLKKMYAESQMSAELLKEALFKKMVRPSQRREMARWAVTSKAISIRQACVTFQVSETCYRYQAKAEPENVRIADWLVRLTSTYRNWGFGLCFLYLRNVKGFGWNHKRVYRIYRELELNLRIKPKKRLLRQLPRPLTVPLACNEVWSMDFMHDQLSDGRSFRLFNVLDDYNREGLGIEVDLSLPSTRVIRSLEQIIEWRGTPRVLRCDNGPELISGALMTWAREKGIRIEYIQPGKPQQNAYVERYNRTVRYDWLSQHLFHSIEQVQQSATDWLWSYNHERPNMALGGITPMQRLAAAA
- a CDS encoding alkane 1-monooxygenase — protein: MSTVAASSVVWRDNKRYLWPLGAAIFLLPVASVAAWYFLGGHALWLWAPLGVLYGLIPAMDYLFGEDEGNPPDAAIPKLAAEGYYRWALYAAVPVYLGAWAFMIWAIMHFDLAWYETAGMLVSTGLICGLAINIGHELGHQTAPLERMLAKLALAPGAYGHFFVEHNRGHHVRVATPEDPATSRFGESFYEFFPRCIIGSLKSAWQLEKQRLARRGKSVWHWQNDNLQSWAMTVVIWAGMAAWLGLWALPVMLFAAVYGGSLLEVVNYLEHYGLKRQQKADGSYERCQPHHSWNSNHIVTNVVLYQLQRHSDHHANPTRSYQTLRHFDGVPSLPSGYAAMVLIAYFPPLWFRLMNPKVVAHFNGDMSRANIKPSMREAVIAQYRKSEPQTA
- a CDS encoding oxygenase MpaB family protein; the protein is MNAPVQPHAHAQPLPRRHGADLSTGRRMAGPLRWLIRGDPTPSPAQWQAVGESLLQGDPAADALVAWMGEVGMATSKPLFDRAACDGIGQLDAPPAPLRQFFATVETVPAWVDPVRLDAGARACGLSGLTGMRVLRDFGLMAGYQAAAINRTLVMTGALSKGAQKRVAETTKWWIDCTRPGGMAVGAPGYVSTLQVRLIHALVRRHLVARPDWDSTAHGLPINQGDMHATYLAFSVIFLMGQRLLGVPITAAEGADVMHLWRYIGWLMGVDDRWLHHDEQSGRIALYHNLLAQAPPDATSRELGRALMDEPLGRHYQRFGWLQGRFNRARHLSIARTFLGRAGMRALGLPPTVLPWYPVLTTAPRWLLMQLLRQLPGGAERLSQHGLNAQAAYLPVLFGGDDPRLRDAVGVEAVPSVEQ
- a CDS encoding TetR/AcrR family transcriptional regulator, translated to MRKIPRQPRSRAMVDALVDAAALTIAEQGLADTTTNHVAARAGVSVGSLYQYFEHKDALVDAVLDRLVRDLMALVDSRLAGLLQAPPEAAAAGLLEAVFDFVQQDPARLELIRHWQQLRGQRALVQLERHMVEACRQYLLLHATEVKLQNLPAALFVIISSTLYTTVHYLSLPRPLLPRDEVIAAQARMIAAYLSA
- a CDS encoding type II toxin-antitoxin system Phd/YefM family antitoxin — encoded protein: MDPNPWSLQDAKNRFSAVVEAAMSGAAQFVTKRGRAAVVVVSATEYQRLQSVEKGQATSLAEHLLAMPQDDQEFERIPLTPRDTTL